Genomic window (Leptospira kirschneri serovar Cynopteri str. 3522 CT):
GAAATGTGGCCTAAGGCTTTAAAGTCTCTTAAAGATTTGTGTGAAAGGTAGTTTATCAACACTCTATTTTTGATGTATAAATTTATTGATTGGATTCTTGATTCTATAGTTTCCAAGTAATTTTAGAAAGCTCAAACTTAGGTTCAATAGAATCTAAATAAAATTAGAATATTCGACTGAACCTGAATGGAACACTTTGAATTTAGGTGTAAATTAATTTCTATGAAAGGTATCCTTCCTAATTAAAAGTTTACTTTATCAAAATCAAACTATCTTGAGTTTTGTACATTCGTGGTTCAGAATAAAAATGAAACTTACTAGAACGGAACTCATCGAAATTTTAGACAACTTTCAAAAAAATGTATTAAAACCTTGCGACGTTTCAGTAGAAAGTCTGTTTTTTGAAAACGAAGGTTCCGATTATGGAGCCTGTAATTTTAAATTAAAAAAATGGAAGGTCACTTTCCGTGTCGCAAAAATCACACCTAAAAAAGTAGGACAGTTTGTGACTCTATGGAAGCGGAACGTTCAAGGCCAGATCCAGCCCTACGATATTCAAGACGGGATCGATTATTTTATCATATTCATATATGATAAAAATCATACAGGACAGTTTATATTTACGAAAGATGTTTTACTTCGACAAGGAATTCTAAATGGAAATAAGGAAGGGAAGTTAGGATTTAGGGTTTATCCTTCTTGGGATGTTCCTTACAATCAGCAGGCTAAAAAAACTCAGAAGTGGCAGTTGGAATATTTTTTAGAAAATCTTAAAAAGGATTCGAACAAAGCGGATCGTGTAAAACATTTTTTAAAACTGTGATTTTATCTTTAGAATTTTGAATAAGACTTCAAAAATCAGATCGATTGAATCACAATATTTAAAAAACAAGTTCGATTTTGAATAACCAATAGAATCGATTTTTTGGAATTTATAATTTTAATCGACGTGATGATTCTTGAAACGAAAGGAGAACTAAAAATAACCGTTTGACAGACTGGTTTTGCGGATTGGAATGGAATCGGAGTGTAGGTTTGGAATCTAAAGAATCTTCAAAAAAAAAATCGGGTTGGTTGCTTTATATCGCAGCCGGAATTCTATTATTTTCAGCTCTTATTTTTTTAATCGGTAAATTCAATCGAACCGGACTGGAAGAGAAAATTGCGGCCGGTAAACCGATCTATTTTTTATTTCACGCGATGGGCGATTCCGAGGAATACGAGTTCGGTCTTTTAGCGACTCTTTTTCCGTCTAACAACCGTTGTGCGTTATACTTCATTCATCCGATCACTTCGTTTGACGACCCGGACGATTCTTTAGATCTTCTCAAGTCCGGAGCCAAATCTTCGGTCAAAAGTGCGGTCACCGATTTGATCGACACAAAACCTCATTATACGATTTCCATTTCTTCTTCTCAATGGATTCGAATCGTGGATCTTTTAGGCGGTTTAGACGTTTATACCGACAATAAAACCGTTCGTAGTTCTTCGGAGTACAATCGAGAGCCCGGGGTTTATACTATGTCCGGACAAGATGTCTACGACTACACGAGTAAGATAGATAAAAAAGAAACTTTGGATTACTTAGAAAGAATCAGTCGTCAAGAAAGTGTGGTGCTGACTCTTTACGAAACTCTTTCTCAAAAAAAAGAATTCTTAACTACACCTCTTCTGATTTTTGCACACAGTCTGATCGAATCCGATCTTTCCAAAGAAGATTTTTTAAGTCTGATCAAGTTTGTCAATTCCAGAAGAATTCAATTTGGAATTTCGGAACTTCCAGGCGAACCGATGAACGATCCTAAAACGAAGAAACTCTATCTAAAAACAGATATTACAAGAGCAAGGGTCGCTTTTCGTAAGTTTTCAAAGGATATGAATTCTGACGTTTTTACGGACGCGGAGTTTGCAAGGACAGAAGTGTTAAACGGAACTGAAGTGGCTGGACTTGCAAAAGACGTTCGTGGAATTCTTTCGGATAAAAGAATTAAAGTTCTCGCGGCGGATAATGCTTGGAAAAAAGGATTTCCTAAAACTGTGGTGATCGATCGTTCCGGTAACACAGCGATCATGGATCGTATTTCAACCGTATTAGAAAAAGTTGAAGTTCATCACGTACTCAGAAAGGATCTGGGCTTAGATGCTACAGTTGTAGTAGGCTCTGATTACGAACCTAGAAAATAAAAATTCATGAATCCTACCCATAAACAAAACCCTACTACCGAAGAAATTCTTCGGATCATACGAGATATAATGACGGATAAAAAGTGCGAAGAAATAAGCATTTTAAATCTTGAAAGTGTAAACAGTTATCTGAGTTATTTTGTCATTTGTACAGTCAACTCTGCAGTTCAAGCCAACGCGGTTGCAAGAGAAGTTAGAAAAACATTAAAAGAATATAAACTTTCGCACAAAGAAGCGGATAAAACCGGAACGTCCACAACTTCCGGTTGGACTCTTTTAGATTTCGGAGAAATTATCGTTCATATCATGACTCCGGAAAAAAGAGAATATTATAATTTAGATAGGCTCTGGCGGGACGCCAAGAGAATCGAACTCTAAAAGGAGCGCCGTTTTTTAAATCGGTCTATCAAAGATGATTTTCAACTCGGCCGTTTTTATTTATTTCTTTTTAGTCGTATTAGCTTTTTGTTATTTTTTTGCCGTTAGAAAAACTTCCAGAACAATCCAGAATTTATTTTTACTCATCGCTTCCTACGTATTTTACGGATGGTGGGATTGGATCTTTTTGGTTCTAATCATATTTGTATCCGTTTCCAATTTTTACATCGCTCTTCTGATGGAGCAAAAAGAGTCGATCAGGGGTCGCCTTTTGTTTTTGGCTATTGTGATTGATATGGGGATGTTGGGTTTTTTCAAATATTATAATTTTTTTATAGAGAATCTAAGTGCGATTTTAAAAACCTCTGTTGCGTTTTTGGGTGCACAGGATTCTACACTTTTTAGGGATGATATATTTCTTCAAATTATACTTCCGGTGGGAATCAGTTTTTTTACGTTCCAAACCCTTTCCTACGTGATCGACGTATATTTTCGTAAACTCAAAGCAGAAACCAATCTGATGGACTTTTGTCTTTTTGTCTGTTTTTTCCCGCAACTAGTCGCGGGGCCGATCGAAAGGGCGGGAGATCTTCTTCCCCAAATTAAAAAGGATAGAAAGATAGATTTAGATCTTTTTTACAAGGGTTGTCTTTTGATTCTTGTGGGTTATTATATGAAAACCTACGTGGCGGATAATCTCGCGGAACTTGCGGATTTAGTGTTGCTCGAAAGTCCCGGACTTTATAAATCCAATCCGGAACTTGCGGGAGGACATTCCGCTATTCACACGGTTCTTGCGTTATGCGCGTTTATCTTTCAGATTTATTGCGACTTTGCCGGATATTCTTATATCGCAAGGGGTTGTGCTTTTCTTTTGGGATTTCATCTGAGCGAAAATTTCATCACTCCTGAGTTCAGCGTAAATTTTAGAGAACTTTTTCGCAGGTGGCACATTACTCTCAATCGTTGGTTTACAGACTACGTCTATATACCGTTAGGCGGAAGTAAAGTCAGTAAATTTTATAATTATAGAAATCTGTTTTTAATATTCGGGCTTTCCGGAATCTGGCACGGTGCGAGTTGGAATTTTGCACTTTGGGGACTTTGTTGCGGACTTTATATCGTACTTTATATGGTTTTTAGGGAACCTTTTGAAAAGCTTAAGATTTTCGTAAAATTCAAATTTACTTTTTTAAATCGTCCCTTTTTTACGAAGGGATTTTTCTTTTGGTCTTGTTTTTTTACCATGTTCATGTTTGCCATGTCTTCTATATTTTTTAGAAGTTACGATGGAAATCACGTAAAGATATTATTTACCAACATCGTGGAGAATTTTTTCATCCTCAAAGGACCAAACGATCAAATCGGTGTTTCCAATTATCTTACCGAGATATTAAAATTAATCGGACCTCTTTTGGTATGGGACTACTTTCATTATAAAAATAATTCAGCTTTTTTTATATTCGAAAAACCTATACTAGTAAGGGTACTTACGTATTTATTTTTCTTTTATTGTATAGTTTTAAAAGGTGTGTTTGGTAAAAATGTCATTTACTTCGCTTTTTAAAAATAAGGTAGTATTGATTTTGTTGATGGTTTTGGTTTCGGTAGAAATCATCGCCAAGTTTACAGAGATCTATTTTTACGAACACACTGAAGTTTTTTTAGTTAATAACGTACGAAAAAAGATGGAGTCCGGAGTTTTGGACTACAAAGGACTTGTATTTGGCGATTCCAGAAGTATGTCTCTGATACCTTCTCGAGAATCGAAAGTTTATAATTTTAGTCTACCCGCAATGGGAGCAAGATACTACTCCTATTATTTAAAGAAGTATCTAGACGCGGGAAATCAAAAGCCGGAATTTATACTTTTCGCTTCCAGCCCTGGATTGATTTCCGGAGGTTACGGGGATCCGATCGTAGATCCAAGTCTTGTAAAATACGTTCAACCAAATATGAGTCTTTTGGAATATTTGAAAAATAGATTTTTTGCCGGTTTAACATATAATAATTTTGTAATGGATGGAGTTTCGACAAATGCGCGAAAAACTGCATCCGAAATCAATTGGAAGTTTTTCTCTCATAGGATTCTTCATTTGTTTTCCATAGGAGAAATGTTCGAACAATATAAGGGCCCTGAGTTAGTTTACGTATTGTCCGCTTCGGTTCCGAATTTATTTTCCACGTATCGTTATCGTAAAGCGCTTTTGAATGTGTTTTCTTATGAAAATTATAAAAACGCCGAAGCGACTATGAAATTAAATTGTGGATGTGAGGAATTGTACATTCCCAGTTGTATGCCTCCTGAAAGTAATTTTAGGGACAATCGATGGATTGCGGAAAAGCTAAATTTTCAAAACGGAGGATTGAATATCTCCGATCGAATCAAACCTCAACACGCGATACTTTATCAGATGAGTCGGGAAAAACTGAAAGAGGAAACTCTCGCTCCTTACGGGACGGAGCCCGTTTTTGATTTTAGCGCGTTTGAGGATTTTCTGAAATACGCAGAAACTCAAAACATAGACGTTTATTATATCGTAATGCCTTTTCCGGAGTATATCGAACCGACTGGATATTTTTCGAAATTTTGGAACGCTTTTGAACCTCTTAAAACAAAATATCCTCATTTAAAAGTATTAAAGTTTGAAAAACAGTTTATGAAACCTGAATATTATTCGGATCAGATTCATCTCAATTGTCAGGGTGCAAAAGTAGTAAACGAGATGTTTCGTAAATTAGGTTATTAATTTAATGTGAGTTGCCGTAAGAAAAAATTTCCTAAAAGTAGTAGTTCTTACAATTTTAGAATTTGTTCGTAAAATCATGATTTATGAGAGTTCCCACATCATTTTACAGACGAACCTAAGTTTTGTGTGAGTTCCCACATTAAAAGAATCGATCTGTAAAGTTCAGATTTCAACTTTTTCAGAATCATGAGTTTCTTACGTAGAATTCACCTTAATTTAAATTCATATATTAGAGTTTTATAAATTTTAATTTAAGGGTTTGAGTTTGTAATAGCTTCCGCATTTTCAGGATTTTACAGTAAAATGTGAAATTTGTGAGAGTTCCCACAAATTAAGTCTCATTTGGAGTTCATTCTATTTTTTGAAAGTTCTTGTTTTGTAAAAAAGTAATAGTTCCTACATTCAAATTTTATATGAACGATTATGGAAATGTGGGAACTACCACGTGTTGTTGAATCTAAAAAAGTGAATTGGGATTTGCAAAAAAGAACAAGTTCAAAAAGAAATTTTTTGAAGAAATTGCAATTACTTCAAACAACGAACTCCGGCGTAATTGCTAAGATGATCCCAGCGGATTTCACCTTTAAATACATCCAAGTTATAGGCGCCGTTTTCACCGATAGAGATCGTGGAAGACCAATACCTTTTGTCGGAATCGTTTTCAATCCAGGATTCTGTTTCACCACTTTCATACGAATCTTCTAATTCTTCAATGCTCGGAAGTCTAAGATCTCTGGAGCTACAAATTTGGTTTGCTTGATACCAATTATAACTACCGTTAGAATGTTCCCAAAATTTTTCTTTTTGAGTGACGGATTTTTTGATCTTTTTTCTTTCAGAATTAAAATTTTGAATATTAGAAATTTCTTTTTTAGAATCTTTTAATTGAATCGTTTCGTTTTCGAAATGGATGGTGAAAAGTTTTTTAAGTTCTCTACTTGAATTTCCAACTTGAACCGTACTTTCTAAAATTTCCTTGAGTTTAGATTTAGCGGAACCCCAAAAAAGACCTGTTTTACTTTCCCAGTCCGCTCCGAGCAGATGGCTATTTACAATCTGAGTAGGATTTTTAGTTTCTAAACCTTCATGCAAAAGTGAATTCAATTGAACTTGAAAAGAAATGGGAATTTTCAGTTTTTGGTTTACTCGTTTGATTTCTTTTTTGATTCTATCGATTTGAATCAGACTTGAAAATTCAGATTTTGCGAGAGTTGCTATTCCTTCCCGAAACGTTTCATGAATCTTATTTTGATGAGATTCTTTTTCGTCTTCCGTATCTGCCAAAGCTTCCGCAGTAAATTCTCTTTCGATAATAAGATAGATCGTTTCCAAACGATTGGATAAATGGGAACGTCCCGTTTTTTCAGAAGTTTCCGCTTTTTTTTCGATCGTTTCTCGAAACGATTGATAAGACCCGTTTGTTTTTTCCGGAAACTCTTTAAGAATATTTGAATATAGTTTAGAAGAAAGAGAAAAATCGAACTGAGAATAGGCCTTATCTGCTTCTTTTTCCTTTAAAGAGAATAGGGCAAGTTCTACTTTTTCTTTTCTTTCTTGAATACTTTGTAGAATTTGGAGTTGTCTGTATTTTTCAGGGACCTGAGAGGAATATTCCTTTAAAAGAGAATGATAATCGGAAAGACGTTTTTCTAAATCTTCCGGGTTCGAATCGAAAAGATTACGATCTAGATTGTTTATCTTTTCCTTATATTCTAAACTATAATTATTTGTGATACTCGTTTGAATTTCCCGAACAAAAGGTTCTAATTTTTTCAGAGACTCTGACGAAAGGCGTTCGTTAAACGCGTTTAAGATCCGATTGTAGATCTCGGTGGATTCTGTATATTCTTTAGAATGACTGTGTTGGACCGCCTTATTCAGTTCTTCTTTGATTTCTTCTAAAACTCCAGTTAAAATTTTATCGGAGGTTTTAAATTCCATAGAATTAAGATTAGTTCCTGGAACCGGTTTGATTTTTAAAAATGTTACGCTAAGATTTCCGTTTGTAGAAGCGGGAACCTTGTGAGGATCGAGATTGTATTGAAGGTCTAAAAGTTTTTTACCTGATTCTCCGGCGTAGTAGTCTAAAAGAAATTCTGGAAATTCCATTTGAAACGTAGACTTGATAGAGTAGTTTAGATTTTTTGAATCTCTGATCTGATTTCGTAAAGACACATAGACAAGACCGTTTTGAGAAGAGATCGTACCGGAAATTACTTCGTTAGCGTCGATCGCGTCTGCGATCTGTTTCATACAAATTTCATCCGAACAATCCATCTTCTGAAGGGTTTCCACTTGTTTTAAAAGAATCGATAGGGAATCGTCATCTACGATTGTATATTTACCTTCGAAGTTTCTAAGAATAGAATTGATAATTCCATTTCGAAACCTGTTTTCCAAACCGTAGTTTAGATTACCCTCTGTCGACAGTTTATGGATGTAAATTTTAGAATGTTTGTTTTGTGCAAAAACTCTGATAGGAAACCAGAGTAAAAAAAGAAGAAGTAAAAGATAACCGAAGCGCATCGAAATGATCCTAAACGAATATATCTCAAAACAGTTATAAAACTTCGTTTGATTCCTTTTCAGAATTTTTTAATATTCAACAATTAAGAACTGAACTCAATCGAAAAGTAAACAATTATTTGAAGTCTTAAAAATAGTATTTACAATCTTTTTGAACGAAAACGATTAGAATTTCGGAAACTAAAACCAATGTATAAATACCCAAAAAAGAAGACGTCAATGGAATTTTTCGTGAAATTCTTTTATAAGAAGTATATTTTCTTAATTTTTATTTTGCCATTAGACGCAACCTTTTCAGAACCTTTAGACAATTTTGCGTTTTATAATCTTAAGGAAGAAAGGGTCGTTCTTTCCGATTTTTTAAAAAAGTTTTCTGCAAAAGACATTTTGATACTTAATTTTACTGGTTCTCGATGTAAACCTTGTAAAGAGCAAGTTCCGATTCTTTTAGATCTTGTAAAAAAGACAAACATAGAGATGGCCGGAAGGTGGAAGTTGTTTTTTTGGATCGTATTTGTAGGAGATGATTTTCAAACCGGAAAAGAATATTCAAATTTACTAAATCTATCAAATAACGCGGAAACGATGGTGGATCCGTTATCTTCTAGTTATAAACAAGTCAAAATTGTTGGTTTGCCCACCGTTTTCATTTTGAATTCGCAACGGGAGATTCTATTAAAAACGGAAGGATATAATCAATCCGGAATGAATGACTTGAAAAAATTTTTATCTTCTTGGGGAAAGTAGGATCAAATTTTAATATTATTTTCTCGAATGTAGGAATGCCAGAGCAACATGGTGGCGATCGAGCGGAACGGTTTCCAAGATTTAGAAAGAAACAGTATTTGATCCCTAGAAGTATTTGCAGGCAAATTTTTGATTTTTTTTAGGGATTGAACCGCCGCTAAATCTCCGAGTGGAAAAATATCCGCTCGGTGCAAAGCCATAATTAGAAAAATATCCACGGTCCAATTTCCGATTCCCTTTACGGCTATCAGATCCTTACGAATTTTCTGATCCGATTTAGAGATCAAATTGCCAAGTATGAGTCGTTTGGAAAAAACGAACTCCGCAAGATCTCTTACATAACCGGTTTTTTGTCTACTGAAATAACATTCTCTTAATTCTATGTCGCTTAACAAAAGTATCTTTGGAGCGGTTACGGAGCCAATTTTATTTTTCAGTTTTACCAATGCCGCCTTTGCGGAAGCAAGAGAAACTTGTTGTTCTAATATGATGTGAACTAAGGTTTCAAAATTTGGTTTACGACTCCAAAAAGGAGGATAACCGTATTTTAGAAGAATTGAATGTAAGTCCCGATCCTTTTGGCAAAGTAGATCGCAGATGGAATGAAATTCTTTCTTTTCGAATTTTAAGATTTTATCTTTCAAATTTAATATCTTCTTTTAGAAAACACTATAGGATTTGTCCTTGCGATCACAACACGATTAAAAAGATTTTTATCTGTAGTTTTTCGGAATATATCAAAATTTTAGCAGATCTGCGTTTCGTTTTTAATTTGGCGGTTGGATGGAATTGCTCAAGGAATAATTTTTTCGTTGTCAAAAGACTTAGAGTTCATTGGGTGGAGTTATGAATCATAGACGCCCCGCAGCCTTGGGTTTTATTTTTGTAACCATTTTAATCGATGTAATCGGATTTGGAATTATCATTCCAGTTTTACCAAAGCTCATTCAGGAATTGACTCATGGAACATTGAGCGAAGCCGCGTGGTATGGCGGACTTTTGATGTTTGCGTATTCGTTTGTACAATTTGTTTGTGCTCCGTTTGTAGGCGGATTGAGTGATCGATACGGAAGAAGACCGATACTACTCGCGTCTCTTTTCGGTTTTACGTTGGATTATTTATTCTTAGCTTTTGCACCTTCCATCTTTTGGTTGTTTGTCGGAAGAGTTCTAGCGGGAATCATGGGAGCGAGTTTTACGACTGGTTATGCCTATATCGCCGATATTAGTCCTCCTGAAAAAAGGGCGCAGAATTTTGGAATTTTAGGGGCGGCGTTTGGATTTGGATTTATTATAGGGCCGGTGATCGGAGGTGTTCTAGGGCAATACGGTTCCAGAGCTCCGTTTTTAGCCGCGGCTGCGCTTACTCTTATAAATTGTTTATTTGGTTTTTTTATTTTGCCTGAGTCTTTAACTCCGGAAAATAAAAGAAAATTTGAATGGCAAAAAGCAAATCCGATCGGATCTCTTATCAGTTTGAAACGTTATCCAATGATTATAGGATTAGTAGTTGCATTTTTTCTAATGAACGTAGCGGCTCACTCGGTACAGGGAACTTGGAACTATTATACAATGGAAAAATTTCAATGGAACGAGGCGATGGTGGGTTATTCTCTAGGAGTTGTAGGTCTCGTTTATGCGATCACACAAGGCGGATTGATCAGGATCATTCTTCCGGCGTTGGGACAGAATAAAAGTATTTATCTGGGGCTGGCGCTCAGTGGATTAGGATATGCGTTATTCGCTCTTGCAACACAAAGTTGGATGATGTTTGTATTTTTAGTACCTTATTGTTTGGGAGGAATTGCAATGCCGCCTCTTCAAGGAATCATGTCTTCCCAAGTTCCGCCAAACGAACAAGGAGAATTACAAGGAGCCCTTACTAGTTTGATGAGTGTAACCGCTATCCTGGGGCCGATTTTAATGACAGGACTGTTCTCCTATTTTACCGCAAAAGGAACTCCTGTTTATTCTCCAGAGGCACCTTTATGGATGGGAACTGTATTGACGGCTGCGAGTCTTTGGATTACGGTCGGATCTCTTAGAAAACATCATTCGGAATGATCTTAAGGCTTCCGATGGTTTTTCAAAAATAAATTCTAAACTACTTTTTCTATAGGATTTAATCTTTACAAAATTATTTTAGTTTTTTATAATAAACTTATGAAAGTGATTTCGGCGGTAATCAAAGATTTAGGTGAAAATTTTCGGGTTCGAAGAATACTCCCTTCTATAGAAGCGCGCCACGTAGGCCCGTTTGTATTTGTGGACCATATGGGACCAGTCTCCATTCAAACCGGAAAAGAACTAACGGTTCGTTCACATCCTCATATCGGATTGGCTACGATCACTTATCTTTATGATGGAGTCATACTTCATCGAGATAGTATTGGAACCGAAATGAAAATTCGTCCCTATGAAGTCAATTGGATGACGGCGGGTTCTGGAATTGCACATAGTGAACGATCTCAATTGGATCTACAATATCCTATCTTAGAAGGAATACAAACTTGGGTGGCGCTTCCTAAGGAGTCGGAAGAAGTAGAGCCCGAATTTTTTCATCTAGATAAAAATGAAATTCCTGTGATCTCTGAAAAGGATTGGGAGTTGAGATTGGCCGCAGGGGAATTTTTAGGTAAACGTTCTCCCGTAAAAGTATATTCGACTCTTTTTTATGCCGACTTAGAAGTACGGGCGGGAGGAGAAGGAAAATGGAATATACCTAACGATCAAGAGTCTGCATTGTATGTGGCGCGAGGAAGTTTAGAAGTTCAAGGCCAGAAAATTCAAATGGGAAATATGGCCGTATTTGATTTAGGAGAAACGGTTTCTTTTTATTCCGAGGAAGGAAGTCGTTCGATTCTTTTGGGAGGGGTTCCATTTCCAGAACGTAGACATCTTTGGTGGAATTTTGTATCCACTTCTTTAGAAAGAATTGAAAAAGCAAAACTGGAATGGAAACAGGAACGTTTTCCGGCGGTTCCTGGCGAAACGGAAAGGATTCCTTTACCTGAATTTTAAATTAGAATATGATAATATTTTTTTAAACTTTGATTCTGTCTTTACTGATTCTTATAAAAAAGAGTGTTTAGACAAAATGGCGCCCTTCTGGGCTTAAAAACCGTGGTAGTTCCTACATCATTTTACGGACAAACCTAAGTTTTGTGAGAGTTCCCACATTTAAGAAATCGATCTACAAACTTCAGATTTCAACTTTTTTCAGAATCATGGGTTCCTTACGTTGAACTCACATTAACATAAGAATCGCTTTCACATTGGATTCTATCTAACTTATGTGAAACGGCACTTTATAATAAAGTTTTGGAGTATTATATAACTCTAAAGTATAATAAGCCGTTTTTATATGAAATAAAACGGCTTATTTTCTTTGTTTTTAAGGAGCTGAAAAATATCCCTCTAACGTAGTATCCGGACCCCAATTATCTCCATCTTTTTTGGTCAGATCGATCCAGACGGTTTGGGAATTACCGCTCGATATTAGGGCGTCTTGTAGTTTTTTATTTTCATAAGGAGTTGTGGGGGCGGCAAATTGATAACGACCCAAATTTGATTGAGAGTAAAAAAGACATGCGCTGCTACCATCTCTCCAAGGTCCTTGGCGATTGGAAGTTACGATCCAATTTCCGGTATCTCTTTCTTTACAAGCAAATTTAAGATTCATATCACAGTGATGAGTGGACCATCTTCCGTTTGCAGCGATTCGCACGCAATGTTCTTGATCTTCTCGATTGAGAGGCTGATTAGTAGCGGGATCCCAGGACCAAACTGCTTGTTTTGCAAAATCGGCGTTAAATTGATCAAATCCAAATAAGTTAACTTCACAAGAGAGCATGGATTGAATATTACTATTTGTGAATGAACCACCTCTATCGCTCGCATTTCTTGCGATCGTATCGTTGTAAACTCGAACTAAAGTACTATTATAGGTTTCTCTCGAAAAGTTACAATCCGGGTATCCTTTAAAACCGCTTGGTTGGAAAGATACAAAAGGATCTTTTCTAAAGTAAAATCCCCATGAATCTGAAACTTCCTGGTTATAGCAGTTATTGCTTGTTAAAAAAATTCGTCTATTGACTTTTACCATATCTCCCAACTTTGGTATGACACTAGGAGATTGATTGAGGCAGTTTCTCGATTGATGACGATACAACAAAGATCCCAGTTTGCTAGAAATTTTACTCATAAATTCAGAAACGTGTCCGTCAAAACGATCTTTGAAATAAAGAATCAATACCTCATTTTGATTTTCAGGTTTTTGAATCCATTGGCTGATTTCATTCAATCCAGCCTCAAGGGTAAGATCATAGGTATAACAACCAGTATGATTGTTTGGATTACTACCTCGGCAGAGAAGAAGTTCTTTATCGCCGCTTCTACCGTTTGTCCAATGAACTTCTAATTCTAGATAACGAGCGCCTAAACGAAGTTGATCTGTAATCGTATAAGTTTGATTGGATGGATTTCTTCGATAAGCACTACTATTGTAAGAATCGTGAGTTCCGAAAAAAAGAGCCCGATTTAACGGAAGATTCATACTGACTTGAACCTTTCTTTGTGCAGTAAGAGCTTTATTTTCTGGAGATCTTTCCAAGACATCGATGGGGTTTTCTCTTACTGCTCCTCTATTTGCATAGAGATTTTCTCCGAGTAAGAGAAAACTGATAAAGATCGTTAGAATTGTTTTCATTACTTTCACCTATTATAATATTTTTTTGCTTTTCTCTCAAAAAATTGATAGAGAGTTTGAATGATAAGAGTGAAAGTTTAAAACTTACTGATTTTTGACTTATAAAAATGACAAAATTGGAAATATTTTGTAGGTGTAGGAACTTACTTACTCGTTGAACGGTGAAAAGACGATTTTTTATAAAAATTAGAGTTGTTGAAAAATTCTATATTTCAGATTACTCATAACTATAAAATAAAATACCTAATATTTTACATAGAATCAGCGTTTTGTGATAGAATTAACCGGTACTCAATTTTATAGGAATCAGTAACAAAACTGCTTTAATTGACTGTTTCTATAAAATAGAAATATATGGAGAATTCATTTTTCAACAACTCTTTTCATAAAAAAGGAAAATCTTAATATTCTAATTTTTTAAATAAACTCGATAGTGTTATTTTTTATACTTTTTACTGCTGAAAATTATAGAATAAATCAACTCGAATTTACTATTACTCATAATTGTATAATAAAGTACCTAATATTTTGCATGGAATCAGTGTTTTGTGATAGAATTAACTGTACTCAATTTTATAGAGATCAGTAGAACGTATTAAAATAGTACTAAAAGTTCCGGAT
Coding sequences:
- a CDS encoding MepB family protein — protein: MKLTRTELIEILDNFQKNVLKPCDVSVESLFFENEGSDYGACNFKLKKWKVTFRVAKITPKKVGQFVTLWKRNVQGQIQPYDIQDGIDYFIIFIYDKNHTGQFIFTKDVLLRQGILNGNKEGKLGFRVYPSWDVPYNQQAKKTQKWQLEYFLENLKKDSNKADRVKHFLKL
- a CDS encoding DUF1566 domain-containing protein, with protein sequence MRFGYLLLLLFLLWFPIRVFAQNKHSKIYIHKLSTEGNLNYGLENRFRNGIINSILRNFEGKYTIVDDDSLSILLKQVETLQKMDCSDEICMKQIADAIDANEVISGTISSQNGLVYVSLRNQIRDSKNLNYSIKSTFQMEFPEFLLDYYAGESGKKLLDLQYNLDPHKVPASTNGNLSVTFLKIKPVPGTNLNSMEFKTSDKILTGVLEEIKEELNKAVQHSHSKEYTESTEIYNRILNAFNERLSSESLKKLEPFVREIQTSITNNYSLEYKEKINNLDRNLFDSNPEDLEKRLSDYHSLLKEYSSQVPEKYRQLQILQSIQERKEKVELALFSLKEKEADKAYSQFDFSLSSKLYSNILKEFPEKTNGSYQSFRETIEKKAETSEKTGRSHLSNRLETIYLIIEREFTAEALADTEDEKESHQNKIHETFREGIATLAKSEFSSLIQIDRIKKEIKRVNQKLKIPISFQVQLNSLLHEGLETKNPTQIVNSHLLGADWESKTGLFWGSAKSKLKEILESTVQVGNSSRELKKLFTIHFENETIQLKDSKKEISNIQNFNSERKKIKKSVTQKEKFWEHSNGSYNWYQANQICSSRDLRLPSIEELEDSYESGETESWIENDSDKRYWSSTISIGENGAYNLDVFKGEIRWDHLSNYAGVRCLK
- a CDS encoding LCP family protein gives rise to the protein MTDWFCGLEWNRSVGLESKESSKKKSGWLLYIAAGILLFSALIFLIGKFNRTGLEEKIAAGKPIYFLFHAMGDSEEYEFGLLATLFPSNNRCALYFIHPITSFDDPDDSLDLLKSGAKSSVKSAVTDLIDTKPHYTISISSSQWIRIVDLLGGLDVYTDNKTVRSSSEYNREPGVYTMSGQDVYDYTSKIDKKETLDYLERISRQESVVLTLYETLSQKKEFLTTPLLIFAHSLIESDLSKEDFLSLIKFVNSRRIQFGISELPGEPMNDPKTKKLYLKTDITRARVAFRKFSKDMNSDVFTDAEFARTEVLNGTEVAGLAKDVRGILSDKRIKVLAADNAWKKGFPKTVVIDRSGNTAIMDRISTVLEKVEVHHVLRKDLGLDATVVVGSDYEPRK
- the rsfS gene encoding ribosome silencing factor → MNPTHKQNPTTEEILRIIRDIMTDKKCEEISILNLESVNSYLSYFVICTVNSAVQANAVAREVRKTLKEYKLSHKEADKTGTSTTSGWTLLDFGEIIVHIMTPEKREYYNLDRLWRDAKRIEL
- a CDS encoding MBOAT family O-acyltransferase, which produces MIFNSAVFIYFFLVVLAFCYFFAVRKTSRTIQNLFLLIASYVFYGWWDWIFLVLIIFVSVSNFYIALLMEQKESIRGRLLFLAIVIDMGMLGFFKYYNFFIENLSAILKTSVAFLGAQDSTLFRDDIFLQIILPVGISFFTFQTLSYVIDVYFRKLKAETNLMDFCLFVCFFPQLVAGPIERAGDLLPQIKKDRKIDLDLFYKGCLLILVGYYMKTYVADNLAELADLVLLESPGLYKSNPELAGGHSAIHTVLALCAFIFQIYCDFAGYSYIARGCAFLLGFHLSENFITPEFSVNFRELFRRWHITLNRWFTDYVYIPLGGSKVSKFYNYRNLFLIFGLSGIWHGASWNFALWGLCCGLYIVLYMVFREPFEKLKIFVKFKFTFLNRPFFTKGFFFWSCFFTMFMFAMSSIFFRSYDGNHVKILFTNIVENFFILKGPNDQIGVSNYLTEILKLIGPLLVWDYFHYKNNSAFFIFEKPILVRVLTYLFFFYCIVLKGVFGKNVIYFAF